The region GCGCGCGCTCAGGTCGGTGCTCGACGCTGCCGGGTACGACGTCGAGGCCGCGCCGTCGGGCGAGGACGCCCTGCGCTGTGCGGCGGAGCGCACGCCCGAGGCCGTCGTGCTCGACCTGGCGATGCCGGGCATGGACGGGTTCGAGACGTGCCGGCGCCTGCGGGAGTGGTTCCACGGCCCGGTCATGGTGCTGTCGGTCCGCGACTCGGACGAGGACAAGATCCGGGCGCTCGATCTCGGCGCTGACGACTACCTCACCAAGCCGTTCTC is a window of Actinomycetota bacterium DNA encoding:
- a CDS encoding response regulator — its product is MRRALRSVLDAAGYDVEAAPSGEDALRCAAERTPEAVVLDLAMPGMDGFETCRRLREWFHGPVMVLSVRDSDEDKIRALDLGADDYLTKPFS